Part of the Nicotiana sylvestris chromosome 5, ASM39365v2, whole genome shotgun sequence genome is shown below.
tcaagGGATAGAGTGCAAAAAAGATCTTTTTAAGGGGGAAAGTGTCAATAGTGCTCAGTTTACGTGCATCACAGCACGACACATGATAGCCTTTTCCCTGTCCTATAAGATAATCTCATCTATATAAATGGAGGATTTGGATTTCTATGTTCAGGATAAGATAGTCCCATCTACtgcttgtgtgtgtgtgtgtatatatatatatcacaagTATGGAACTTTAGAACTTACGATTCACAGATACTCATTTGACATCAATACAGCAATTCTTTTTCAAAGGAATGCTTCTAATATAAATTATACTGACATGTACTTTTTATAACACTTTATACTCTCTTTCTTCCAATTTGTATTCTGAGACATGCTATGATATTGACACACTTGCGAAATAATAACATTATAAGACTTAGTTACCCTCATGTTAAGAAATTAATCTTATCAAAAATTGAAACTTTAACAAGGAAGTGAGCTGTTTCTTTTCTAATCGAAAGTAACTTATATCAACCACTTTACTGTCCATAAAGAATTGAATTAAATACTTAAATCTCCATATATAGTCAAAATATATTAGATCAAAATGGGATAGAGgtgacaacaacaaaaaaaaaaaaaaaccagtgCACTCCCAcacgtggggtctgggaagggtaatgtgtacgcagaccttactcctaccttaTGAAAGAAGAGAGGATGTTTCCAATgaaccctcggctcaagaacagTGAAAAGGAATTTGGTAGCATGAACGTAAAGAATACGTATACTCATTGAGCTTTTAAGCCCGGAGAAGTGATGTGCCTAATGACTGGAACTTAATATGAAAGCCACATGCATGTGACCTTGAGCAATAAGCAGGGGCAGCTCAACAATATCCggggcctaaagccaaacttcAACGAAGGGCCCTAAGTTTTTCATATTTAAAAACtcatttaataaaattttattttgaagTTTATTTTTCTAGGTTTTTGAGATgtaaattttttaataatttatttataatcgatttcttaatatatatatatttctactTTCTAGAGTTATTATTCAATTCTTTTAGGATTTCCAGATTTTCTAAAACATCTTTGTTAAACTCTCaccaacttcttcttcttcttggatTCCATTCTCTTCTAGCTCAATTATATTAGTAATTTGTTTATCTACCATAAATTCTTCCTATTTTTGGGAATTGTATTAAAATTTcaattcttctctctttttttggtattttttatatGCGGGTTCATATTTCTTTGTTAACATATTAAAATTCTAATAAATTAAAAAAGATAATACATATACTTACAAACAAaagatattaaaaaaaaatttagacGAAAGTAATAAAAAAAGTATAGAACAATTGAACCTAGTTTAACAAATAGTCATAGATAACTTGATATTACTTTTGCTATTTCAATAATTTTGGTGCAATGCCGGGAAAGCTTGACAAAAAAGGAGTGCGAAATTGCTTTCTGCTATCATATTTGACAGAATATTTTATGATACAGTGGACTTATAAGTCTAGAAAGGCTAAAAGGAATATAAAAGATTAAGTAAAAACTAGTTTAAAGagaaagtaataaaagtaacGTGGGTCTTGTGATAATAATCATAATATATAAAGGAGACAAGAAATATATTCACACGTAAGTTACTATTTTTATTCCCAAATTATCTCCATCGGTCCCATAATTTCCTTATTTATGaaagatatattttttttatatatactaaatatttttaaaaaaaattcatcaaATACAGATACAACTATTTAATACAGTACCAGAAAATTTTGGGGCCCCTCTAGATATGGGGCTTCAAGCAATTGCTTGAGTGGCTTTACCCTTGAGCCGCCGTTGGCAATAAGCCAGCTCAAGTGTATTTTGTGTAGGCTAATTGATATCTCATATTAAGTAAAGGAATGAATATAGTACCTTTTCAACAACATCAAAGCGAAAAATCGTCTTCACTGGATTTGGCACCCGGTCATTTCGTGATGTATTGGCGAAGGCAGAAAAGTCATGTTTCCCCAAGAAATGCCCTGCAGCCTCTCTCATGACAGCAGCATCAAGTTTATATGTGCTATGGTAAGCATAGTGCCTCGTGAATGGGTCCATGATAGTGGAATTATACACTTGGTAGCAATAAATCTTGCTTGTGACAGAGAAACGAGCATGAAATTCAGGCACCGCAGGGCTAATTTCTCTAACTCTGATATCAAGAGGAAGAAGACCATTTAAACCTTGGTGAACGCCTTCTAACGTTTCATAGTTGAAAGGCGTAATGAAGTGTCCCACCTGAAAGCCAAAGTTGGCTCTaagtctattttttttaaaatcatttcgtTTGGTTAGTAAGAATCCATTGGCAGGGAAAGCAGACCTGACCCCATGCATGAACTCCTGCATCTGTTCGACTTGCACCAACTGAACAAAGATCTTTGcggtttaattttgttattttagtCAGAGCTTCTTCCAGAATGCACTGTATAGTAGGTGTTGACTGCTGATACTGCCATCCTACAGGTTATTCGTCATTCAGGATTGTAGACATAAAACAACTGCATCCCAACATACACTCCCTAAATAAAGGGAATTAAAGAGTAAAAACATTAAGCAGGTAAGTTCAACATGATATTATCTAAGCGATCATTGTGGCTGATAAAGAAccacaaaagagaaaaaagacgACCTTGGagaaaaacaaactcaaatcaccTACATCAGACGCTAGGACGAAATAGAGAAAAGGGGAACAAACTTTAAGGTGTCAAATTTCCAATTACTACTACCTTCAAAATCTTACTATGCCCGTCTGACTTGCCTAGTTCACTTCATCAGGGTTGACTTGATTAATTTTCAGTCTAACATCGGACATTGATTTATATATATTTCAAATCTATAAGTATATATTAATACTACATCAAAAACAGTACTAACTACCAAGTTTTAACCCTCAAATTGATTGATAGATAATCATAAAGGTCACAAAAGAAGAATATTACTGCTCTTTGAATAGTAATTAGATAAAAAGGGGAAACCTGGATGAGAAACTCTAAAAAGGATAGGATCCCCCCAACTCAACCCCTCAAAGATTACGTGAACGAACAATGTCCAGCAGATGTGCACATGATTTTGAGATGAATTTGATGCCAAAATGACATTTTAGACCCCTAAACTAACTCTAAACCTTCATTAATTTTCTACAGATGTCGTTGATTATTTATTCTCTTACAAAAGAAGTCTATGATAATATACTATGGCGAAATATGAATAGACGAACAAATTAGCTGTTTATAATAACAAAGAGAGAAGTAACCAACTTCACACTATATCATACTCCGTCAGATCCAATTTATGTGACACAAATTCCTATTAGTCTATCTAGAAAAAAAATGACATTTTCAGATACAATTCAAATTTAAACTTCTACCCTTAGTGAAACTGACATGTTCAAGACAACAAGTTCCAATCAAGGTACAAAAGAATGTAAACTATGAGAGAGGTATCCAACTTCATGCTATATCATACTCCCTCGAACTCAATTTATGTGGCACCATTTCCTTATtagcaacaataacaacaaacccaCTTTAATCCCATAAGTGGGGTTTGGAGAGGTTAgcgtgtacgcaaaccttacccctaccctagaaaGGTAGAGAGtttgttttcgatagaccctcggctcaaggaacaataaaaataaagcaaCAAATAATACCAACAGCAATGTAATAGGGTAATAGAAGCGAATGGTACAACATGTAATAAAGAACCaggaacaagagaatacaataaTAGCACTACAGGTAAGCCTAGTAGAAATTCACAACTACTTGTCAACTTACAACCCTAATCCGCGATAACCACACCTTACTGGTCATTTCCTTATTAGCCTAttctataataaaaaaataaaaaaaataaaaataaaactaaattcGGAAACAATTTAAATATAAACTTATTCTCATATTACCTTAATGAGTAAGCTTGCATAGCCACAATGTTATGACATGTTCAAGATCACAACTTTCaaaacttttcttttctttcttaaaattccGTATTAGTCAAACTAAGTGATATAAATTAAAAACCAAGGAGAAAATAAAACCTGAGAATCTGGTACCGTCGTAAGCAATAACAAAACGCCATTTATAAGCTGGTAATGACAATTTCACCGCTTGACCCTTATTTGGATCTTCGTCCTTTCCACTCCAATTCTGTTAGTATATTACAATTAAGCATcaatttgaaaatacaaaaaaaaaaaaaaggtaaagtCAAGTGACAACAGAATAGCAACATACAGAGGTAGAATTGGAAGAAGACGGCTCGAGAGTGGGAAGTGATGGAAGTGCCAAAGCTGCTGAAAAACACATTCTTCATTCACATTTATCAGTCTACGAATTTTTTTCCAATTTCTAATCAGAGTTCAGCTGTGAGTGTTAAATCCGAAAATCTGTTCATTTATCGCTAGACTCTTGTTAAAAACTTTgggagaaaatgacaaaaatggtTTCTTATGTTTGGTATAGGTTTAAAATAGTCTCTTAAGTATATTCTTGTGTAATTTTAGTCCATTAAATTTGTTAAAAGTGAGATTCATCTATGTAAAACAATTAACAAGCTCTTGTTGTTAGATTTAACGGAACTGTAAAAGAAGAATTGATAATTATCACTCTAGAAACTACATCAAAAATTGCAAAACACATCAGAAATAAATCAAATATAGATTGTAACTTAAAAACCTCCTCCAAGATATTAGAAATAGATTTAAAAAGTAGCATAAATTGTAAGATTTGCACCTCCAGACGTGTCTCATAAATCATAGTAATTTCTTTTCACCTTTTTTCGTTAAATCTTGCAACTAAAATTTGTTAAATATTGAATTCGTTTTGACAAACTTAAAGAAGCAAAAATACTCTGAATATATTtaaagtgttataaaataaagaatgcaaagtaaagacaagtataaagAGCaattgatatattattcgaattcaaactgatgtacataatgaactgaaatctcttctattgtgtaagctgctactatatcagatatgaataatcttctactgagagcaatgtttatccataacggagtactgaatggataagctcattgtacccagtatagataatcttctactaagGGTAATGATTAtctataacggagtactgaaaggataaactcATTGTACCCGatgtggataatcttctaccggggataatgtttatccataacggagtatcgaaaggataaacatattatacccggtatggataatcttctaccgggggtaatgtttatccataatcgggCACCGAAGTGATAAGTtacttcaggaagcttatttccaatagagtactaaatagataaacatattgaCGGCGAattcccatatggataagctttttcaggaagcttatttacaacggagtactaaatgaatatctataatataatatatttataacactcccccttggatgttcattaaaagataatgtgcctcattaaaaccttactaagaaAAATCACgtggaaaaaatcctagtgaaggaaaaagagtacacatatttagtaatacgcattgctatgtgcctcattaaaaatcttataaagaaaatctcatggaaaaaaaaaccttagtaaggaaaaaagagtggatcatgtattttactccccctgataaaaaccttgttttaaatatttgagtctctgcattccaatcttgtataccatcttctcaaaagttgaaattggcaaagatttagtgaataaatctgctggattatcacttgaacggatttgttttacatcaatgtcaccacttttctgaagatcgtgtgtgtagaataattttggtgaaatgtgcttcgttctttctccttttataaatcctcccttcaattgggcatGCAGCATTATCTTCGTATAAAAATGTGGGggttttctcacattccaaaccatatttttctcgaataaaatgaattattgatctcaaccatatgCATTCCCtatttgcttcatgaatagctattatctcagcgttatttgaagaagtagcaacaatagattgttTTGTGGAGTGCCATGATATgacagtacctccatatgtaaatacgtaccCGGTTTGAGATctagctttatggggatcagataaataacatacatctgcataaccaacaagatctgcactatctttgttagcataaaacaaactcatatcaagagttccctttaaatatcgcaatatatgcttaatcccgttccaatgtctccgtgtaggagaataattatatcttgctagtaaattaacagaaaatgctatgtcaggccttgtagcattagcaagatacattagtacaccaattgcactgagatagggtacttcgggatcAAGGAGTtactcgtcctcttctggaggtcggaacaaatccttattcaattcaagtgatcgaacaaccattggtgtactcaatgggtgcgctttgtccatgtaaaagcgttttaagaccctttctgtataggtagattgatggataaagatcgtgtctgctaaatgttcaatttgcagaccaagacaaagttttgtctttcaaagatctttcatctcaaattctttctaagatactgtgagcacgtgatttttgttcacacgacaattactccaaaagaaataaaaaataataataaattgtcttttgtgtataattttgtgaatttgcttggcatttttgtagtttttatctgtgattgtttagttttatcaattgaaaataaaaaatatatgtgtcgcgtgtaagtttaggatatcgttctactattaggaattaatcaaaccataatttaGTTTTAGGAAAAAACCACAAAAGATACGCATCATTTTTTGTCAATTGagtgattttatttcaattaaatGTTAATattgtgataattgttgtttaagtAGTAATTAATATTAGTataagttttatttttgatttttacaatttaattaaaaattgttttgtttagaaattaaaagaagaaaaaattgaagaaatctggAATTGGGCTCAAATTTGAGACCAAGAAATCAGGCCCAATAATGGCATAACCCAGTCCGTTTCCCTGATCTCTATAGcctcaccaaacgacgtcgtttagggaCTAtcagatctggaccgttgatcaaacatATCTAACGGTCCATTTCAACTCccattttaaaccaaacgacgccgtataaggaTATTCAATCGGATCCGTCCATCTTGGTCAATCCTACGGTCTCCAACACACCTCA
Proteins encoded:
- the LOC104234531 gene encoding uncharacterized protein is translated as MCFSAALALPSLPTLEPSSSNSTSNWSGKDEDPNKGQAVKLSLPAYKWRFVIAYDGTRFSGWQYQQSTPTIQCILEEALTKITKLNRKDLCSVGASRTDAGVHAWGQVGHFITPFNYETLEGVHQGLNGLLPLDIRVREISPAVPEFHARFSVTSKIYCYQVYNSTIMDPFTRHYAYHSTYKLDAAVMREAAGHFLGKHDFSAFANTSRNDRVPNPVKTIFRFDVVEKGPLLRLEVEGSGFLYRQVRNMVALLLQVGRQAVPPDIVVRILESRDRKELAKYALQVPPHGLCLETINYKEEHLRLPTDSPASSFGRHHSISYCKVPFI